A genomic segment from Dechloromonas denitrificans encodes:
- a CDS encoding CaiB/BaiF CoA transferase family protein, whose product MSRPAPLTGIRVLDLTRLLPGPVATLHLADLGAEVIKIEDPQVGDYARTLGTGAGEDSAYFKMINRNKQGLRLDLKKPEGVEIFLRLASEADVIVESFRPGVVDKLGIGYATVAALNPKITYCSISGYGQDGPYKDLAGHDINYLGYAGVLEQIGLEGSKPAIPNFQIADLLGGALTGVMGILAAVIDAGKTGQGRYIDVSMTDSVLAHTYFAMLRLNDAGRSAPRGTDLLSGGLPCYATYRCADGKYMAVGALEGKFWQSCCTVLARPEWVKRQWDSTLRAEMEALFATRSRDQWQALFAAVDCCVTPILTPEEALSNEQLTARGMIIESQGLTQFAPPLKMSGFQFDVRQNAPAAGEHNLPILQAAGYGAADIQRLQESGALG is encoded by the coding sequence ATGAGCCGGCCTGCGCCGCTGACCGGCATTCGCGTTCTCGATCTGACCCGCTTGCTGCCGGGGCCGGTTGCGACCTTGCATCTGGCCGATCTCGGGGCTGAAGTCATCAAGATCGAAGATCCACAGGTGGGGGATTACGCCCGTACGCTGGGGACGGGGGCCGGTGAGGATAGCGCCTACTTCAAGATGATCAATCGCAACAAGCAGGGCTTGCGGCTTGATCTGAAGAAGCCGGAGGGCGTCGAAATCTTTCTCCGCCTGGCCAGCGAGGCCGATGTGATTGTCGAGAGCTTTCGTCCCGGTGTGGTCGACAAGCTGGGGATTGGTTACGCAACCGTTGCGGCCCTGAATCCCAAGATTACCTACTGCTCGATCAGTGGTTACGGCCAGGATGGTCCCTACAAGGATCTGGCCGGCCACGATATCAACTACCTCGGTTATGCCGGGGTGCTTGAGCAAATCGGGCTGGAAGGCAGCAAGCCGGCTATTCCAAATTTCCAGATTGCCGACCTGCTGGGCGGTGCATTGACTGGTGTGATGGGGATTCTCGCGGCCGTGATCGACGCCGGGAAAACCGGGCAGGGGCGTTATATCGATGTGTCGATGACCGACAGTGTGCTGGCGCACACCTATTTCGCCATGCTGCGGCTGAACGATGCCGGCCGCTCGGCACCGCGTGGTACTGATTTACTTTCGGGCGGGCTGCCTTGCTATGCGACCTATCGCTGTGCCGATGGCAAGTACATGGCCGTCGGCGCGCTCGAAGGCAAGTTCTGGCAGTCCTGTTGCACAGTCCTGGCGCGGCCGGAGTGGGTCAAGCGGCAATGGGACAGTACGTTGCGGGCAGAGATGGAGGCGTTGTTTGCAACGCGTTCGCGCGATCAGTGGCAGGCCCTGTTTGCTGCGGTCGACTGCTGTGTCACGCCGATTCTGACGCCAGAGGAAGCCTTGTCGAATGAGCAATTGACGGCTCGCGGGATGATCATTGAATCGCAGGGGCTGACCCAGTTTGCACCACCGCTCAAGATGTCCGGTTTTCAATTTGACGTGCGGCAGAACGCGCCAGCCGCCGGTGAGCACAATCTCCCGATTCTCCAGGCGGCCGGGTATGGCGCAGCCGATATCCAGCGTTTGCAGGAAAGCGGCGCACTGGGCTGA
- a CDS encoding AEC family transporter, with product MNTVWLLLPDFALILLGAAIRRWMHLGDHFWQGVEKLVYFILFPALLINAIIKTRLDFGAALPLLATALTAMLGGMLLGLLPRLFVRLPPLTFASVFQCAYRFNSYIALAVAGMLFGSPGIATMGLIVGAAVPLANLVSVWMLARHGEVGLWREVARNPLIWGTTLGFLLNLAGFIPPAPLQAFLGRLADASIALGLITVGAALRLDNAPGVRGVSIWLLGVKLLALPLIAAVVGYQLGLSGLNYQIAVLFAALPTASSAYILAMRMGGDGRSVAWLISATTLGSMLTLPLWAAWLHI from the coding sequence ATGAATACCGTCTGGCTGCTGCTTCCCGATTTTGCCCTCATCCTGCTCGGCGCTGCCATCCGCCGCTGGATGCATCTGGGCGACCATTTCTGGCAGGGTGTCGAGAAGCTGGTTTATTTCATCCTCTTCCCCGCCCTGCTGATCAACGCCATCATCAAGACCCGGCTTGATTTCGGTGCGGCCCTGCCGCTCCTGGCAACAGCCTTGACTGCCATGCTTGGGGGCATGTTGCTTGGTTTGCTTCCCCGGCTTTTTGTCCGTCTGCCGCCGCTGACGTTCGCCTCTGTGTTCCAGTGCGCCTACCGTTTCAACTCGTACATTGCACTGGCTGTCGCCGGTATGTTGTTCGGGTCGCCCGGCATTGCAACGATGGGTCTCATTGTCGGTGCTGCCGTACCGCTGGCCAATCTGGTATCCGTCTGGATGCTGGCGCGGCATGGCGAGGTCGGCTTGTGGCGGGAAGTGGCCCGCAATCCGTTGATTTGGGGGACGACGCTGGGCTTCCTGCTGAATCTGGCCGGATTCATTCCGCCGGCACCATTGCAGGCATTCCTTGGCCGGCTGGCCGACGCTTCGATTGCGCTTGGCCTGATTACGGTCGGTGCTGCACTGCGGCTCGACAATGCACCCGGCGTCCGGGGCGTTTCCATCTGGTTGCTGGGCGTCAAGCTGCTGGCCCTGCCGCTGATTGCAGCCGTCGTCGGCTACCAGTTGGGCCTGAGTGGGCTCAATTATCAAATTGCGGTGTTGTTTGCCGCCTTGCCCACCGCATCATCGGCGTACATCCTGGCGATGCGCATGGGGGGCGATGGGCGGAGCGTAGCCTGGCTGATTTCGGCAACGACGCTCGGGTCGATGCTCACGCTGCCGCTCTGGGCAGCGTGGCTGCACATCTGA
- a CDS encoding PhaM family polyhydroxyalkanoate granule multifunctional regulatory protein: MSGDQGNDPLNFMRSMWGNMGFSLPGMVAPTFDIEELDKRIKDMKAVEGWLRMNLSMLQMTIQGLEMQRTTVSAVQTMGKMASEAAQSAAPSNEPAAPVDTAPGALSEAAMWPWQMMQQMREQLQHGAEAAMQAAGESTPPAKPSARRNKK; the protein is encoded by the coding sequence ATGAGCGGCGATCAAGGTAACGATCCACTGAACTTTATGCGCAGCATGTGGGGCAACATGGGATTCTCTCTGCCTGGCATGGTTGCGCCGACGTTTGACATCGAGGAACTCGACAAGCGCATCAAGGACATGAAGGCCGTCGAAGGCTGGTTGCGGATGAATCTTTCGATGCTCCAGATGACCATTCAGGGCCTGGAAATGCAGCGCACGACAGTCTCTGCCGTCCAGACCATGGGCAAGATGGCCAGCGAGGCCGCACAGTCCGCAGCACCGTCAAACGAACCGGCTGCGCCGGTCGACACAGCACCGGGCGCACTTTCCGAAGCGGCCATGTGGCCCTGGCAGATGATGCAGCAAATGCGCGAACAGCTTCAGCATGGTGCCGAAGCAGCGATGCAGGCCGCCGGTGAGAGCACCCCGCCAGCAAAACCTTCCGCCCGTCGCAACAAGAAATAA
- a CDS encoding response regulator, protein MLKLLVVEDHGLVREGLVRLLALVEEGTRVCESEDFESALTLLDNEGEFDLVLLDLALPGIDGFAGLDILRRRYPAMPVAVVSAFDDLPTITRVLNLGASGFIPKAYSGEELLSAVREILAGNIFKPVAQPGARLDDAIPVVPSKVSVRPEEVGLTDRQAQVLALMVRGLSNRDIAEQLQLSEGTVKIHVTAIFRALDVNSRTQALVAVARYGIDFESVF, encoded by the coding sequence ATGCTGAAATTGCTTGTGGTTGAAGACCATGGGCTGGTGCGCGAAGGCTTGGTTCGCCTGCTTGCATTGGTCGAAGAAGGAACCCGGGTTTGTGAAAGCGAAGATTTCGAGTCGGCCTTGACCCTGCTCGATAATGAAGGCGAATTCGATCTCGTTCTGCTCGACCTTGCCCTGCCGGGCATCGATGGTTTTGCCGGCCTGGATATCCTGCGCCGTCGCTATCCGGCCATGCCTGTTGCGGTTGTTTCAGCCTTCGATGATCTGCCGACGATTACCCGCGTGCTGAATCTGGGGGCTTCCGGTTTCATTCCCAAGGCTTATTCCGGCGAGGAGTTGCTCTCTGCCGTCCGTGAAATTCTGGCTGGCAATATCTTCAAGCCGGTTGCCCAACCCGGTGCGCGTCTCGATGACGCGATTCCGGTCGTGCCTTCGAAGGTCAGCGTCAGGCCCGAAGAAGTTGGTCTGACCGACCGTCAGGCCCAGGTGCTTGCCCTGATGGTGCGCGGTTTATCGAATCGCGATATCGCCGAGCAGCTTCAGCTTTCCGAAGGTACGGTCAAGATTCACGTGACCGCGATCTTTCGGGCGCTTGACGTCAATAGCCGGACACAGGCGCTGGTCGCCGTTGCCCGTTACGGGATCGATTTCGAAAGCGTTTTTTGA
- a CDS encoding ATP-binding protein has product MLKRKPETLALFVALISTLTVLGGFLADLLVARHRDIEAGEQRLQHFGIMMAEHTARAFEAVDVTLREISTDLAGNRRNWETWEASSGWEYVAQRHSRAMPQLRDLIVFDRQGNQRFISTQFPPPPINIRDRPYFTILENGAEGATYGPYIDRNNGRYSYAIARRISSDGKQLSGITLGAIEPGYLQDFCWPNRLADDFEAVLINAAGQIVASCRPTDLSRQSPVLGMPASDILFNGKLRGHSFSSGLSTADGLLLSVSPVPGFPDLRILTVIPESTLLANWQTRLLELSILGLLVTVVLLVGALLVRRQVRDMTTMTGALAASHETLEERIKEATLELAAQKDEAERANKAKSRFLAAASHDLRQPLHALSLFATDLLRQVRSGTAHELPRLAEQIATSTSVLGELLDSLLDISRLDVAGIKPDIRSFPLGPTFERLANSYRRAAVDRKLKLRFKTNNLWVESDPVMVERILANLVSNSLRYTPPGGRILVTARKRGTHVLVEVRDSGMGIAPEHQAAIFAEFYQVGNSAREQNKGLGLGLSIVDRLTRALGITVNLKSRLGDGTTFALQLKASQALQHKVAEAPQASLGKVHLIGDSQAIIDCAEQIRNWHYSVTTDPGNGTEYLPHGSVLICAGTVATSVASRLTQDTPLIVVHEAGQSELPPGAHSLQTPIRPARLRALLTQLQKTLSKSIP; this is encoded by the coding sequence ATGCTGAAAAGGAAGCCGGAAACCCTTGCTCTGTTCGTCGCGCTGATCAGTACGCTGACGGTGCTTGGGGGATTTCTGGCCGACCTGCTGGTTGCCCGGCATCGCGACATCGAGGCTGGCGAACAACGCTTGCAGCATTTCGGCATCATGATGGCCGAACACACGGCGCGCGCCTTCGAGGCGGTCGACGTCACCCTGCGCGAAATTTCAACCGACCTGGCCGGCAACCGGCGCAACTGGGAAACCTGGGAGGCGAGCAGCGGCTGGGAATATGTCGCCCAGCGCCACTCGCGCGCCATGCCTCAATTGCGCGACCTGATTGTTTTCGACCGCCAAGGCAATCAGCGATTCATTTCAACGCAATTTCCGCCGCCGCCAATCAACATCCGCGACCGCCCCTACTTCACGATTCTCGAAAATGGTGCCGAAGGAGCAACCTACGGCCCCTACATCGACCGCAACAACGGCCGCTACAGCTATGCCATCGCCCGCCGCATCAGCAGCGATGGCAAACAGTTGTCGGGCATCACGCTTGGGGCGATCGAACCAGGCTACCTGCAGGACTTCTGCTGGCCCAACCGTCTGGCCGATGATTTTGAAGCCGTCCTGATCAACGCGGCGGGCCAGATCGTCGCCTCTTGCCGGCCCACCGATCTGAGCCGGCAATCCCCCGTCCTCGGCATGCCCGCCAGCGATATCCTGTTCAATGGCAAGCTGCGCGGCCACTCATTCAGCAGCGGCCTGAGTACCGCTGACGGCCTGTTGCTTTCGGTCTCGCCGGTTCCCGGATTCCCCGACCTGCGTATTCTGACGGTCATTCCGGAAAGCACCTTGCTGGCCAACTGGCAAACCCGTCTGCTTGAACTCAGCATCCTCGGCCTGCTGGTCACCGTTGTCCTGCTGGTCGGTGCGCTGCTCGTGCGCCGGCAAGTCCGTGACATGACGACAATGACCGGCGCCCTGGCCGCCAGTCACGAAACCCTGGAAGAGCGGATCAAGGAAGCCACGCTCGAACTGGCGGCACAAAAAGACGAGGCTGAGCGCGCCAACAAGGCCAAAAGCCGCTTCCTGGCTGCTGCCAGCCACGATTTGCGCCAACCGCTGCACGCCCTTTCGCTTTTTGCCACCGATCTGCTGCGTCAGGTGCGCAGCGGCACAGCCCATGAATTACCCCGCCTGGCCGAGCAAATCGCCACATCGACCAGCGTCCTCGGCGAGCTGCTCGATTCCTTGCTCGACATCTCCCGCCTCGACGTAGCCGGGATCAAACCCGACATCCGCAGTTTCCCCCTCGGCCCGACATTTGAGCGCCTGGCCAACTCATATCGGCGTGCTGCGGTCGACCGCAAACTCAAGCTGCGTTTCAAAACGAACAACCTGTGGGTCGAATCCGATCCGGTCATGGTCGAGCGGATACTGGCCAACCTGGTGTCCAATTCATTGCGCTACACCCCGCCGGGCGGACGCATTCTGGTCACCGCCAGAAAACGCGGCACCCATGTCCTGGTCGAAGTGCGGGATAGCGGCATGGGCATTGCGCCAGAACATCAGGCCGCAATTTTTGCCGAGTTTTATCAGGTCGGCAATTCGGCTCGCGAGCAAAACAAGGGATTGGGACTGGGACTGTCGATCGTTGACCGGTTGACACGGGCGCTTGGCATCACCGTCAATCTGAAATCGCGCCTCGGTGACGGCACCACCTTCGCCCTGCAGCTGAAAGCCAGCCAGGCACTGCAACACAAGGTAGCGGAAGCGCCGCAGGCGTCACTCGGCAAAGTGCATCTGATCGGTGATTCGCAAGCCATCATCGATTGCGCCGAACAAATCAGGAACTGGCACTACAGCGTGACGACCGACCCCGGCAACGGGACCGAATACCTGCCGCACGGCAGCGTTCTCATCTGTGCCGGCACGGTTGCCACCAGCGTGGCATCCCGCCTGACGCAGGACACACCGCTGATCGTGGTTCACGAAGCAGGACAAAGTGAACTGCCACCGGGCGCCCACAGCCTGCAAACGCCGATTCGACCGGCCCGGCTGCGGGCTTTACTGACCCAGCTTCAAAAAACGCTTTCGAAATCGATCCCGTAA
- a CDS encoding class I SAM-dependent methyltransferase — protein MRQFALQGAAVILVLSIAWPYFGWKAEAMPWLQTCLAIGSVALVFATLSRQPWWWRVIHAAFMPLIWLTHSFAIDPGWFLLAFVLLLLVYRGALSGQVPLYLSNKQTVVALAELLAEREAPHFLDLGAGVGSTTVPLADLLPDGHFTGYENAPLTWLLGRILSLGRHNIHWRWEDLWQANLAEYDVVYAFLSPTPMPDLWAKVQAEMQPGSLFVSNSFPVPGATPNRIIEVDCQPPRPLYCYQI, from the coding sequence ATGCGACAGTTCGCCCTGCAAGGGGCGGCTGTCATTCTCGTTCTCTCGATCGCCTGGCCGTACTTCGGCTGGAAAGCCGAAGCCATGCCCTGGCTGCAAACCTGCCTGGCGATTGGCAGCGTGGCGCTGGTTTTCGCCACGCTTTCCCGCCAGCCGTGGTGGTGGCGCGTCATCCACGCAGCCTTCATGCCACTGATCTGGCTGACACACAGCTTTGCGATCGATCCGGGCTGGTTCCTGCTGGCTTTCGTGCTCCTGCTGCTGGTTTACCGCGGCGCACTCAGCGGCCAGGTGCCGCTCTACCTCTCGAACAAGCAAACCGTTGTCGCCCTCGCTGAATTGCTGGCCGAACGCGAAGCCCCCCATTTTCTCGATCTGGGTGCCGGTGTCGGCAGCACCACCGTCCCGCTGGCCGACCTGTTGCCGGACGGCCACTTCACCGGCTACGAAAATGCGCCGCTGACCTGGCTGCTGGGCCGCATTCTCAGTCTCGGCCGCCACAATATCCACTGGCGCTGGGAAGATCTCTGGCAAGCAAATCTGGCTGAATACGATGTGGTTTACGCCTTTCTCTCGCCCACCCCGATGCCCGATCTATGGGCCAAGGTACAAGCCGAAATGCAGCCGGGCAGCCTGTTCGTCAGCAACAGCTTTCCGGTGCCAGGAGCAACGCCCAACCGCATCATCGAGGTCGACTGCCAGCCTCCGCGACCGCTTTACTGCTATCAGATCTGA
- a CDS encoding indolepyruvate ferredoxin oxidoreductase family protein, giving the protein MSASARPASHAEPSIVLDDKYTRTTGRIFLTGTQALIRLPMLQRERDLAAGLNTAGFISGYRGSPLGNLDLGLWKAKEHLASHHISFQPGINEDMAATAVWGSQQVGLFPGARYDGVFGLWYGKGPGVDRCGDVFRHANAAGTAQHGGVLVIAGDDHAAKSSTLPHQTEHVFKAVMMPVLYPANVQEYLDFGLHGWAMSRYSGCWVAFKALADTVETSASVNIDHAAVDIRMPSDFTLPPDGLNIRWPDPPLVQEARLLNHKLYAALAYCRANRLDRVIIDSPAPRLGILTAGKSYLDVRQALDELGIDATLAAQIGIRLYKVGMVWPLEPEGVRHFAEGLEEILVVEEKRQLLEYQLKEELYNWRDDVRPRIVGKFDEKGEWTAGDAGYLAHSDWLLPAAGELPVASIARVIAQRIGRFFTSPAIAARLKMLEAKQQAAKMPIVLAERKPHFCSGCPHNTSTKVPEGSRAVAGIGCHYMVTWMDRSTSTFTHMGGEGVPWVGQAPFTEEKHIFANLGDGTYFHSGLLAIRQSIAAKVPITYKILYNDAVAMTGGQPVDGILSVARITRQLEAEGVGKMVIVAAEPEKYAEITDLAPNVPVRHRDELDAVQRELRTWPGVSVLIYDQVCATEARRRRKRGKMPAIQQRLVINEAVCEGCGDCSVQSNCLSIVPVETAFGTKRQIDQSSCNQDFSCLKGFCPSFVSIEGGQLKKGTKLAVDRDNWPVLPEPTLPATHRPYNLLLNGVGGMGVTTLGALLGMAAHLDGKGVSTLDMTGLAQKYGAVFSHLRIADRPEDIHAARIATGEAHALIGGDLVVSASNEARSKMLDGRTRAVVSCTATPTAEFTRNRDWQFPQNGLEQQLRDTLGESAVTFIDAQHLATVLMGDALYANMLLLGHAWQQGLVPVSADALDKAIELNGTAVEANRQAFLWGRRSAVHGEQLRRAVDAQKNTETGHTSQPQTLDELIASRSAHLAAYQDEKLAETYRQRIGRIRALGDDTLSRSIAVQYARLLAPKDEYEVARLYTESDFIERLSEKFDGELRLNFHFSPPIFQQRGLDGRPAKRSFGPRWIVLLKWLAKARTWRNTWLDPFRFSPDRAVDRELLRDYEADLDLIISHHGKANTLARQLADWPAAVRGFGYVRHQAAEQTKKQRESIRSELMA; this is encoded by the coding sequence ATGAGCGCATCCGCTCGACCGGCGTCACACGCCGAGCCGTCCATTGTTCTGGACGACAAATACACCCGCACGACTGGCCGCATTTTCCTGACCGGCACCCAGGCACTGATCCGCCTGCCGATGCTGCAACGCGAACGCGACCTTGCTGCCGGCCTGAACACCGCCGGCTTCATCTCAGGCTACCGCGGCAGCCCGCTCGGCAATCTCGATCTCGGCCTGTGGAAAGCGAAGGAACATCTCGCCAGCCACCACATCAGCTTCCAACCCGGCATCAACGAAGACATGGCCGCCACCGCCGTCTGGGGCAGCCAGCAGGTCGGCCTCTTCCCCGGTGCAAGATACGACGGCGTGTTCGGCCTGTGGTACGGCAAGGGGCCGGGCGTGGACCGCTGCGGCGACGTCTTCCGTCACGCCAACGCCGCCGGCACAGCCCAACACGGCGGCGTACTGGTCATCGCCGGCGACGACCATGCCGCCAAGTCTTCCACCCTGCCGCACCAGACCGAGCACGTCTTCAAGGCGGTGATGATGCCGGTGCTCTACCCGGCCAACGTCCAGGAATATCTCGACTTCGGCCTGCACGGCTGGGCGATGAGCCGCTATTCCGGCTGCTGGGTCGCCTTCAAGGCGCTGGCCGACACGGTCGAGACTTCGGCCTCGGTGAATATCGACCATGCCGCGGTCGACATCAGGATGCCGAGCGATTTCACCTTGCCGCCCGACGGCCTCAACATCCGCTGGCCGGACCCGCCGCTGGTCCAGGAAGCGCGCCTGCTCAACCACAAGCTCTACGCCGCGCTGGCTTATTGCCGAGCCAACCGGCTCGACCGTGTGATCATCGATTCGCCGGCACCCAGGCTCGGCATCCTGACGGCGGGGAAAAGCTATCTCGACGTGCGCCAAGCGTTGGACGAGCTCGGCATCGACGCGACGCTGGCCGCGCAGATCGGCATTCGCCTGTACAAGGTCGGCATGGTCTGGCCGCTCGAACCGGAAGGCGTGCGCCACTTCGCCGAAGGGCTGGAGGAAATCCTGGTCGTCGAGGAGAAGCGCCAGCTACTCGAATACCAGTTGAAGGAAGAACTGTATAACTGGCGCGATGACGTGCGCCCGCGCATCGTCGGCAAATTCGACGAAAAAGGCGAGTGGACCGCGGGTGATGCCGGCTACCTGGCGCACAGCGACTGGCTGTTGCCGGCCGCTGGCGAACTGCCGGTGGCGAGCATCGCACGCGTCATCGCCCAACGCATCGGACGTTTCTTCACCTCGCCGGCCATCGCGGCACGGCTGAAGATGCTGGAAGCCAAGCAACAGGCGGCAAAGATGCCCATCGTGCTGGCCGAGCGCAAACCTCATTTCTGCTCCGGCTGCCCGCACAACACGTCCACCAAAGTCCCGGAAGGCTCGCGCGCCGTCGCCGGCATCGGCTGCCATTACATGGTGACCTGGATGGACCGCTCGACCTCGACTTTCACCCACATGGGCGGCGAAGGCGTGCCCTGGGTCGGCCAGGCGCCATTCACCGAGGAAAAGCACATCTTCGCCAACCTCGGCGACGGCACTTACTTCCACAGCGGCCTGCTCGCCATCCGCCAATCCATCGCGGCGAAAGTGCCGATCACCTACAAGATCCTCTACAACGACGCCGTCGCGATGACCGGCGGCCAGCCGGTAGACGGCATTTTGAGCGTCGCCCGCATCACCCGCCAGCTGGAAGCCGAAGGTGTCGGCAAGATGGTCATCGTCGCCGCCGAGCCGGAGAAATACGCCGAGATTACCGATCTCGCCCCCAACGTACCGGTCCGCCATCGCGATGAACTCGACGCCGTGCAGCGCGAACTGCGCACCTGGCCCGGCGTCTCGGTACTGATTTACGACCAGGTCTGCGCGACGGAAGCCCGCCGCCGCCGCAAGCGCGGCAAAATGCCGGCGATCCAGCAGCGCCTGGTGATCAACGAGGCTGTCTGCGAAGGCTGTGGCGATTGTTCGGTGCAATCCAACTGCCTTTCCATCGTGCCGGTCGAAACGGCTTTCGGCACCAAGCGCCAGATCGATCAGTCATCCTGCAACCAGGATTTTTCCTGCCTCAAGGGTTTTTGCCCAAGTTTTGTCAGCATCGAGGGAGGGCAACTCAAAAAAGGCACGAAACTCGCGGTCGACCGCGACAACTGGCCGGTTTTGCCCGAACCGACGCTACCGGCCACGCATCGCCCCTACAATCTGCTGCTCAACGGGGTCGGCGGCATGGGCGTCACCACGCTAGGTGCCCTGCTCGGCATGGCCGCCCACCTCGACGGCAAAGGCGTCTCGACGCTCGACATGACCGGTCTGGCGCAAAAATACGGCGCCGTTTTTTCGCATCTGCGCATTGCTGACCGGCCAGAGGACATTCACGCTGCCCGCATTGCAACCGGTGAAGCACATGCCCTGATCGGCGGCGACCTGGTGGTCAGCGCCAGCAATGAAGCACGATCGAAAATGCTGGATGGACGAACCCGTGCCGTCGTCAGTTGCACGGCAACGCCGACCGCCGAATTCACCCGCAATCGTGACTGGCAATTCCCGCAAAACGGCCTTGAGCAACAACTGCGCGACACGCTGGGTGAAAGTGCCGTCACCTTCATCGACGCGCAGCACCTGGCCACCGTCCTGATGGGCGATGCGCTCTACGCCAACATGCTGCTCCTCGGCCATGCCTGGCAACAGGGTCTGGTGCCGGTTTCAGCCGATGCGCTGGACAAGGCCATTGAACTGAACGGCACCGCCGTCGAGGCCAATCGCCAGGCTTTCCTCTGGGGCAGGCGCAGCGCCGTGCACGGCGAACAGCTCAGGCGCGCGGTCGACGCCCAGAAAAACACTGAAACGGGCCATACCAGCCAACCGCAAACGCTGGATGAACTGATTGCAAGCCGCAGCGCCCACCTCGCGGCCTATCAGGATGAGAAGCTGGCCGAAACCTACCGCCAGCGCATCGGCCGTATTCGTGCTCTGGGCGACGATACACTGAGCCGCAGCATCGCCGTCCAATATGCCCGGCTCCTGGCGCCGAAGGATGAGTACGAGGTGGCCCGCTTGTACACCGAGAGCGACTTCATTGAGCGGCTGAGTGAAAAATTCGATGGCGAACTCCGTCTCAACTTCCATTTTTCACCGCCCATTTTTCAGCAACGTGGACTGGATGGCCGCCCCGCCAAACGCAGTTTCGGCCCACGCTGGATAGTTCTGCTGAAATGGCTGGCCAAGGCACGGACATGGCGCAACACCTGGCTCGATCCATTCCGTTTCAGCCCGGACAGGGCCGTCGACCGCGAACTGCTCAGGGACTATGAGGCCGACCTCGATCTGATCATCAGCCATCACGGCAAAGCTAATACGCTGGCCCGCCAGCTGGCTGACTGGCCAGCGGCCGTCCGCGGCTTCGGCTACGTGCGTCACCAGGCGGCCGAGCAGACTAAAAAACAACGAGAAAGCATCAGAAGTGAGCTAATGGCATAA